The region TACCGATTTGTTGAGCAACCATTAGTACCTTTTCAGAAGGTTTTTTACCAGTGATAATCTCATAAGTTAGGAAAACCACATGTCCACCATCTAAGGCGGGAATTGGTAAGAAGTTCATAAACGCAAGTACCATTGATAGCATACCTGTGATTGTCCAGAACTGTAACCAATGCCATGTACCACCATAAACCTCGGCGATACCGATTGGGCTACTTACAGATTTACTTGCAGAAACTTCACCTCGGAATAACTTACCGAATGCTTTTATTTGTACAATAATTACATTAAATGCATCCTTAGTACCGACAGGGATTGCTTCTAAGAAAGTATATTGTTTGTACTCTGCTTTTAATCTAGAGTTCATTTCGAAACCTAGTGTACCTTCATCAGAAACTTTAATATTAAGGTCAACAGGTTGTTCATTTCTTAAGACAGTAAGTGTAATTTCTTTTCCTGATAATGGAGCTAAAGCTTGTCTAAATTCATTGAAGTAAGGAAGTTCTTTACCATTAATAGCTACAGGAACGTCTTTAGGTTGTAATCCTCCTTTGTCTGCAGGTGTACCAGGTAGAACTCTCTTTACAATAAATGGATCTCTTGGGTAGACGTAAGACATTTTTTTATATTCGTCTTCACTCATCCATTCAATCATTTCTTTTGGGATATCTACCCTTACTTCTTTACCTTCTCGCTCAACAGTTAAATAGCTATTTTGCTCAAGAAGAAAATTAGGATCAACAATGTCTCTAAATTGCTTGACAGGTTGCCCGTTGGCGTTAATGATTTTATCTCCAGTTTTTAAGCCAACTCTTTCTCCAAGTTCTGAGGCATAAATACCATATTTATTGATTTCAGAAATAGGTAAATATCTTTCGCCTGTAGAATAAGAGATACCGATAAAAATAAGAATACCTGTAATGATATTCATTATAATACCTCCAAGCATTACAATTAATCGTTGCCATGCTGGTTTTGTTCTAAACTCCCAAGGTTGAGGCTCACTCTCTAGGTCGTCAGCACCCTTAGATTCATCAATCATTCCTGCAATATCAACATAACCACCCATTGGAAACCATCCTAAGCCATACTCAGTATCTCCTCTTTTCAATTTGAAGATTGAGAATTTTAATAAGTTGGGAAATGGGAATAGGAAATCAAAAAACAGGTAAAATTTATTGACACGTATTTTAAAGAATTTGGCTGCCGCAAAATGCCCAAACTCATGTATTCCAACTAAAATTGATAATCCCGCTAATAACTGAGCGGCCATTACAAGTCCTTCCATTCTATAAATTAACACACAGATTTTATCTAATCATTATAAAACCTGTCTTCAGGTGATAAAAATTATTTATTAGTCCAATTTTTAGCTAATTCTCTTACATTTTCATCAGTTGCAACATAATCTTCATATGTTGGATTAGCAATAAACTGATAACTCTCCATGCAATATTGGTTTAAACCCGCAATATCGAGAAACTTTATTTCGTCATTCAGAAATCTATCAACAGCAATTTCATTTGCTGCATTTAATATACAAGC is a window of Flammeovirga agarivorans DNA encoding:
- the rseP gene encoding RIP metalloprotease RseP; its protein translation is MEGLVMAAQLLAGLSILVGIHEFGHFAAAKFFKIRVNKFYLFFDFLFPFPNLLKFSIFKLKRGDTEYGLGWFPMGGYVDIAGMIDESKGADDLESEPQPWEFRTKPAWQRLIVMLGGIIMNIITGILIFIGISYSTGERYLPISEINKYGIYASELGERVGLKTGDKIINANGQPVKQFRDIVDPNFLLEQNSYLTVEREGKEVRVDIPKEMIEWMSEDEYKKMSYVYPRDPFIVKRVLPGTPADKGGLQPKDVPVAINGKELPYFNEFRQALAPLSGKEITLTVLRNEQPVDLNIKVSDEGTLGFEMNSRLKAEYKQYTFLEAIPVGTKDAFNVIIVQIKAFGKLFRGEVSASKSVSSPIGIAEVYGGTWHWLQFWTITGMLSMVLAFMNFLPIPALDGGHVVFLTYEIITGKKPSEKVLMVAQQIGMLILLSIMVFAFGNDIFKLISR